The sequence ACCAATAAACTTGTATATTCAGCCTTTAATAGATTTGTAACTGGTGCGTTATTTACGCCGTAGCGTACTAGTCAGATTACCTCAGCAATTAATTGATTTAAAAACGGCAGTTTGTGGGTAGAAAAATCTTTCTGCATCTGCCTTTTTAGCTCGCGTTTACAAGCAGTAATATATAGGAAGTGTGCAAATGCCAGAAGTATATCAAGCGGAACGGACTATCTCTGTAGTATTTAAAGAACAAAAGCAAATTGACGATGTAATTCGCCGTTTATTAGACCGGGGCGTACCCAGAGATAATATTTCAGTTTTGGGTAGAAACTTTCAATCAGAAACTCGAATTGCCGGATTTATTACTAAAAAAGATGTAATTTTGGGAGGATTAAAATCAGGAGCGATTTTTGGTTCCTTGTTTGGTTCCTTCCTCAGTTTGCTCACAGGGGTGGGTGTATTATTTATTCCTTTCCTCGGCCCTATTGTGGCCGCAGGCCCAATCAGCGCAGTGCTGCTGGGAGCAGCGAGTGGCGCGATCGCAGGTAGTGCGGGCGCAGGTTTAGTATCAGCTTTGACTACTCTGGGTATGCCGGAAGATAAAGCAGCAGTATACCAAACTCGGTTACAAGCTGGTGAATTTTTATTAATGGCAGAAGTTCCTAGCGATCGCGCTGGCGAATTTCAACTATTGTTAGAAAGTGCGGGCGGTGAAGAAATTCACACCACTGAAACTACTCTGGCTCGTCCTTGTTCTGGCCCTTGCAATAGTGCAAATGATTTGTCTCCAGAGGTTCGCGCTCATCTCTCACCAGAAGCGCAACGCACATTTATTGAGCGTTATAACAGCGTGTTGAACGAGACAAGCGATGAGTTTACTGCAGAACAAAGAGCATGGGAAGCAGTGCGTCAACAATTTGATGAAGACGAAAATGGTGTCTGGTCAAAAGCCAAAGTCGGTGTTTGATACTAAATAAATTAGATAATTAGAGACGTTACATGTAACGTCTCTAATTATATTTAAGGCAATTTGTAGCTAGCAACACGAATAATTAACTTACCTTTGCTGGGGTTTTCTTTAAATACAAATGCGCCCTTCTCTGTTTCTCCACTAGACAAAAAATCGATTTGTTGTTCTCCTGTTTGTATATCCTGGTCGTTAATTTTTAATTCAGCTATAATCTGCACCATTTCTGCAGTTTCTCCACCAGTATTGACAATTTCAAAAGGGACATAAAATTGTCCTTCCTTTTTTTGAATATTTTCCTGTTGCGTCACAGATAAAATCGGAGGCTGCTCCTTGTCGTTTAGCCAAGTGTAGATTACTAAACTAACAATTATTCCCAATATAAATGTAGCGGCGCTAAATGTTACCCACTCAGCTA is a genomic window of Fortiea contorta PCC 7126 containing:
- a CDS encoding ChaB family protein encodes the protein MPEVYQAERTISVVFKEQKQIDDVIRRLLDRGVPRDNISVLGRNFQSETRIAGFITKKDVILGGLKSGAIFGSLFGSFLSLLTGVGVLFIPFLGPIVAAGPISAVLLGAASGAIAGSAGAGLVSALTTLGMPEDKAAVYQTRLQAGEFLLMAEVPSDRAGEFQLLLESAGGEEIHTTETTLARPCSGPCNSANDLSPEVRAHLSPEAQRTFIERYNSVLNETSDEFTAEQRAWEAVRQQFDEDENGVWSKAKVGV
- a CDS encoding TIGR02588 family protein, whose translation is MSQAEEPQPKRSLAEWVTFSAATFILGIIVSLVIYTWLNDKEQPPILSVTQQENIQKKEGQFYVPFEIVNTGGETAEMVQIIAELKINDQDIQTGEQQIDFLSSGETEKGAFVFKENPSKGKLIIRVASYKLP